A window from Candidatus Eremiobacterota bacterium encodes these proteins:
- a CDS encoding slipin family protein, with protein MTTTISVALVVIIVAIGLLSAAVKVLREYERAVVFRLGRLVGAKGPGVVLLIPLVDRMVRIDLRVVTLDVPRQEMMTCDNVPVTVDAVVYFRVVNPEDAVTKVEFFSKATFLLAQTTLRSVIGQHELDDLLSQRDRINEQAQQVIDEGTEPWGIKVALVEVRDVVLPDSMKRAMAGQAETERERRSKIINAEGEYQAAEKLVLAAQKIATEPIALQLRYLQTLAEVATEHNSTTIFPIPIDLLTPFLRRRDDRTST; from the coding sequence CGGTTGCGCTCGTCGTCATCATCGTGGCGATCGGGCTGCTTTCGGCGGCCGTGAAGGTCTTGCGCGAGTACGAGCGCGCGGTGGTGTTCCGGCTGGGGCGGTTGGTGGGCGCGAAAGGCCCGGGGGTCGTCCTGCTGATTCCGCTCGTCGACCGGATGGTGCGGATCGATCTGCGCGTCGTCACGCTCGACGTCCCGCGCCAGGAGATGATGACCTGCGACAACGTTCCGGTCACGGTCGACGCGGTGGTGTATTTCCGCGTCGTGAATCCTGAAGACGCGGTCACCAAAGTCGAATTTTTCTCCAAGGCTACGTTCCTGCTGGCGCAGACGACGTTGCGCAGCGTGATCGGTCAGCACGAGCTCGACGATCTCCTCAGCCAGCGCGATCGCATCAACGAGCAGGCTCAGCAGGTGATCGACGAGGGGACCGAGCCGTGGGGGATCAAGGTCGCGCTCGTCGAGGTGCGCGACGTCGTCCTGCCGGACTCGATGAAGCGCGCAATGGCGGGGCAGGCCGAGACGGAGCGCGAGCGGCGCTCGAAAATCATCAACGCGGAAGGCGAGTACCAAGCCGCCGAAAAGCTCGTGCTGGCCGCGCAGAAGATCGCGACGGAGCCGATCGCGTTGCAGCTGCGCTACCTCCAGACTCTCGCCGAGGTCGCGACCGAGCACAACTCGACGACGATCTTCCCCATCCCGATCGACCTGCTCACGCCGTTCTTGCGCCGAAGAGACGATCGGACCTCAACTTGA
- a CDS encoding ABC transporter permease subunit produces MASAGMLVAFALGVPLAVLIGTRAPGHRFIIGVLSSLRAIPDLTLAILAVVVVGLGPAAGIVALAVFYTAMIGRVYGDLFLAADAAPLEALRATGAPRAAIAAFGLIPLTQSDLLTFGTYAFECAMRASIVVGAVGGGGIGTELVGALNALDYHRSLTLILVLVVLVACVDTFGILARRTPRLVLLLLPLGLLSLWMNPPLLLALGHAAHTFAGMFPPQLRPAQIVSLPLLIVQTLAIAIGGTLIGALLAFPVSLAAARRLAPLGIVLTIRRALDVVRAIPELVFGLMLVVTVGIGPLAGALALGIHSAGVLGKLYAESFENVPRAPVDALAATGARALPIVAFGFVPLALGPLVVHTLFRLEWNVRAATVVGLIGAGGIGQALFQAQQLFFYKQMLAYVLVTWALVALADWLGERLRLRLGWHFVAG; encoded by the coding sequence ATGGCGTCGGCCGGGATGCTGGTCGCGTTCGCGCTCGGCGTGCCGCTCGCGGTGCTGATCGGCACGCGGGCGCCGGGACATCGCTTCATCATCGGCGTGCTGTCCTCGTTGCGCGCGATCCCCGACCTCACCCTGGCGATCCTGGCCGTCGTGGTGGTAGGACTCGGTCCGGCGGCGGGGATCGTGGCGCTGGCGGTGTTCTATACCGCGATGATCGGACGCGTCTACGGCGATCTGTTTCTCGCCGCGGACGCCGCGCCGCTCGAAGCGCTGCGCGCGACCGGCGCGCCGCGCGCCGCGATCGCGGCGTTCGGACTCATCCCGCTCACGCAGTCCGACCTGCTGACGTTCGGCACGTACGCGTTCGAGTGCGCGATGCGCGCGTCGATCGTCGTCGGCGCGGTCGGCGGCGGCGGGATCGGCACCGAGCTGGTCGGCGCGCTCAACGCGCTCGACTACCACCGTTCGCTCACGCTGATCCTGGTGCTGGTCGTGCTGGTCGCTTGTGTCGACACGTTCGGCATCCTGGCGCGCCGCACGCCGCGGCTGGTGCTGCTGCTCCTGCCGCTCGGATTGTTGTCGCTCTGGATGAACCCGCCGCTGCTCCTCGCGCTCGGTCACGCGGCGCACACGTTCGCCGGAATGTTTCCGCCGCAGCTGCGTCCCGCGCAGATCGTCTCGCTGCCGCTGCTGATCGTGCAGACGCTCGCGATCGCGATCGGCGGGACGCTGATCGGCGCGCTGCTCGCGTTTCCGGTCTCGCTCGCCGCGGCGCGCCGGCTCGCGCCGCTCGGCATCGTGCTGACGATCCGCCGCGCGCTCGACGTGGTGCGCGCGATCCCCGAGCTGGTCTTCGGTTTGATGCTCGTCGTGACGGTGGGCATCGGCCCGCTCGCCGGCGCGCTCGCGCTCGGGATTCACTCAGCCGGCGTCCTCGGCAAGCTGTACGCGGAGAGCTTCGAGAACGTCCCGCGCGCGCCGGTCGACGCGCTCGCCGCGACCGGCGCTCGCGCGCTGCCGATCGTGGCGTTCGGGTTCGTCCCGCTTGCGCTCGGCCCGCTCGTCGTGCACACGCTCTTCCGGCTGGAATGGAACGTCCGCGCGGCGACGGTCGTCGGCCTGATCGGCGCCGGCGGAATAGGCCAAGCGCTCTTCCAAGCCCAGCAGCTCTTCTTCTACAAACAGATGCTCGCGTACGTCCTCGTCACCTGGGCCCTCGTCGCGCTCGCCGACTGGCTCGGCGAACGCCTGCGCCTCCGCCTCGGCTGGCACTTCGTCGCCGGCTGA
- a CDS encoding ATP-binding cassette domain-containing protein: MLEVRGVRVAYGPHAPPALDGVSLDVAAGECVALVGPSGSGKTTLLRSINGTVPLGAGSVRVDGVEVAGLRGRELRQLRARLAMIAQQHDLVDRLTVAQNVMAGALGRWSTLHALRFLVLPSAAELAEALAALASVGIAEKLRARTSELSGGQQQRVAIARALVQHPVAILADEPIASVDPALGEQIVALLCDLAHERRIALLCSLHQPELARRYFDRVAELVSGRVRADRRTERASLVRRGYAG; encoded by the coding sequence ATGCTCGAGGTTCGCGGCGTGCGCGTCGCGTACGGTCCGCACGCGCCGCCCGCGCTCGACGGCGTCTCGCTCGACGTGGCGGCGGGCGAGTGCGTCGCGCTCGTCGGCCCGAGCGGGAGCGGGAAGACGACGCTGCTGCGCTCGATCAACGGCACCGTTCCGCTCGGCGCAGGGAGCGTGCGCGTCGACGGCGTCGAGGTCGCAGGGTTGCGCGGGCGCGAGCTGCGGCAGCTGCGCGCGCGGCTGGCAATGATCGCGCAGCAGCACGATCTCGTCGACCGGCTCACCGTGGCGCAGAACGTCATGGCCGGCGCGCTCGGCCGCTGGAGCACGCTGCACGCGCTGCGCTTTCTCGTGCTGCCGAGCGCGGCGGAGCTCGCCGAAGCGCTTGCCGCGCTGGCGAGCGTCGGGATCGCCGAGAAGCTGCGCGCGCGCACGAGCGAGCTCTCCGGCGGCCAGCAGCAGCGCGTCGCGATCGCGCGCGCGCTCGTCCAGCACCCGGTCGCGATCCTGGCCGACGAGCCGATCGCATCGGTCGATCCGGCGCTCGGCGAGCAGATCGTCGCGCTGCTGTGCGATCTCGCGCACGAGCGGCGCATCGCGCTGCTGTGCTCGCTGCACCAGCCGGAGCTTGCGCGGCGCTACTTCGACCGCGTCGCGGAGCTGGTCAGCGGGCGCGTGCGCGCCGACCGGCGCACCGAGCGCGCCTCGCTCGTGCGGCGCGGGTACGCGGGGTGA
- the phnD gene encoding phosphate/phosphite/phosphonate ABC transporter substrate-binding protein, whose amino-acid sequence MTRQLAQPPALTRRSLLASAAALASLMALPRGVRAAAPLRVGMIPDAGATQVSVDQKKPLRDYLAAKLGRDVELVIPTNYNATVEALGNGSLDFAYLGGLTYAKAHAQYGVVPLVQRTSDRQFHSLFITQTGSAINALKDLRGKKFAFGDINSTSGHLMPFYALTQAGLDPDKDLSYRYTGNHPATAKAVEAGVVDAGAMDESVYHAMIDANQLDKTKVRVFFTTPPFLDYVWVARKETTPAERAAFANAFLALHAPADANVLEILRGTSFVRANDAEYDLLRTIATKLKLL is encoded by the coding sequence ATGACACGACAACTCGCTCAGCCGCCCGCGCTCACGCGGCGCTCGCTTCTCGCTTCGGCCGCGGCGCTCGCCAGCCTCATGGCGCTGCCGCGCGGCGTCCGCGCCGCGGCGCCGCTGCGGGTCGGGATGATCCCCGACGCGGGCGCGACGCAAGTCTCGGTCGATCAGAAGAAGCCGCTGCGCGACTACCTCGCGGCGAAGCTCGGGCGCGACGTCGAGCTGGTGATTCCGACGAACTACAACGCGACGGTGGAAGCGCTCGGCAACGGCTCGCTCGACTTCGCCTACCTGGGCGGCCTCACGTACGCGAAGGCGCACGCGCAGTACGGCGTCGTCCCGCTGGTGCAGCGTACCTCCGACCGCCAGTTCCACTCGCTTTTCATCACCCAAACCGGGAGCGCGATCAACGCGCTCAAAGACCTGCGCGGCAAGAAGTTCGCCTTCGGCGACATCAACTCGACCAGCGGCCACTTGATGCCGTTCTACGCGCTGACGCAAGCCGGGCTCGATCCCGACAAAGACCTGAGCTATCGCTACACCGGCAACCATCCCGCGACGGCGAAAGCGGTCGAGGCCGGGGTCGTCGACGCGGGCGCGATGGACGAGAGCGTCTACCACGCGATGATCGACGCCAACCAGCTCGACAAGACGAAAGTGCGCGTCTTCTTCACCACCCCGCCGTTCCTCGACTACGTCTGGGTCGCGCGCAAGGAGACGACGCCCGCCGAACGCGCCGCGTTCGCCAACGCGTTTCTGGCGCTGCATGCGCCGGCCGACGCGAACGTCCTCGAGATCCTGCGCGGGACGTCGTTCGTGCGCGCGAACGACGCCGAGTACGACCTGCTGCGGACGATCGCGACGAAGCTGAAGCTGCTCTAA
- a CDS encoding CDGSH iron-sulfur domain-containing protein, translating into MACRRRCTSWRESGTGEAWSGKRERTSRGRGSSIGQHHSRPKADRSRGPKPLPGPEPLRGEALPLTIRARKNGPYLITGDLSLLTLTDAEGNPYDLSGEVDIVLCRCGGSTTKPFCDRTHSKIGFQAAESAVRAAESTETESIEQQ; encoded by the coding sequence ATGGCATGCCGGAGGCGCTGCACGAGCTGGCGCGAGAGCGGGACCGGCGAGGCGTGGTCGGGGAAGAGGGAGAGGACGTCCCGGGGGCGTGGTTCTTCCATCGGGCAGCACCACTCTAGGCCAAAAGCGGATCGTTCGCGAGGTCCAAAACCGCTCCCCGGCCCGGAGCCATTGAGAGGAGAAGCGTTGCCGCTCACGATACGCGCGAGAAAAAACGGACCGTACTTGATAACGGGCGACTTGAGCCTTTTGACGCTCACCGACGCCGAGGGCAACCCGTACGACCTCAGCGGCGAGGTCGACATCGTCCTGTGCCGCTGCGGCGGCTCGACCACCAAACCGTTCTGCGACCGGACGCATTCGAAGATCGGTTTTCAAGCCGCCGAATCGGCCGTGCGCGCCGCCGAGTCTACCGAAACGGAAAGCATCGAACAGCAATGA